From one Acidobacteriota bacterium genomic stretch:
- a CDS encoding family 10 glycosylhydrolase, whose amino-acid sequence MPEHVVLWGPPDVDGSPEGTEDSRLLSAWMKKCADHGVTKIIDGSARVLPAGERTLARPRAARRAGMKFDTYVDYNGFPRHGGARMTYGWSLDFLRPPVNSAEARAILDQHRPIYHGPYVTTEMSGFAARHPEYRSLTRNRSYVLEPGKDVYLSASFPEVRDHQARLFVEALEVTRADGLQVEFVLGNEDENGVVPYGYEDRTVSEFRARFGKDPFDLPNDDPDWMRFRAEYVTLFLSEVRARIKGSSPQAVLSTTIIAGEPEDYIKVLQDWPAWIEQGLLDEFYLWFRTDSDLEAVRRQVRHVVDLAAGRVPVIAELSCYHPGSFQDPESMLTAGRVAVDNGASGVGIYRSHSVRQLNFWPVLEALSKL is encoded by the coding sequence GTGCCTGAACATGTCGTGCTCTGGGGTCCGCCGGACGTGGACGGATCCCCGGAAGGAACCGAGGACAGCCGCCTGTTGTCGGCCTGGATGAAGAAATGCGCCGATCACGGCGTCACCAAGATCATCGACGGCAGCGCCAGGGTCCTGCCGGCAGGCGAGCGGACATTGGCCCGCCCCCGGGCCGCACGGCGGGCGGGGATGAAGTTCGACACCTATGTGGACTACAACGGCTTTCCCCGGCATGGCGGCGCCCGGATGACGTACGGCTGGTCCCTGGACTTTCTGCGTCCCCCCGTGAATTCGGCTGAGGCCCGGGCGATTCTGGACCAGCACCGGCCCATTTATCACGGCCCCTACGTGACGACCGAGATGTCCGGCTTCGCCGCCCGGCATCCGGAATACCGGAGCCTGACCCGCAACCGTTCCTATGTGCTGGAGCCGGGGAAGGACGTCTACCTGAGCGCCTCGTTTCCCGAGGTGCGGGACCACCAGGCGCGCCTGTTCGTCGAAGCCCTGGAGGTGACCCGCGCCGACGGTCTTCAGGTCGAGTTCGTTCTGGGGAATGAAGACGAAAACGGCGTCGTGCCCTACGGCTACGAGGACCGGACCGTGTCCGAGTTTCGAGCCAGGTTCGGCAAGGACCCTTTCGACCTGCCCAATGACGACCCGGACTGGATGCGGTTCCGCGCCGAATACGTCACGTTGTTCCTCTCGGAGGTCCGGGCGAGGATCAAGGGGTCCTCACCCCAGGCGGTTCTTTCCACCACCATCATCGCCGGAGAGCCGGAGGACTACATCAAGGTATTGCAGGACTGGCCGGCGTGGATCGAGCAGGGTCTGCTGGACGAGTTCTACCTCTGGTTCCGGACCGACTCCGACCTGGAGGCGGTCCGGCGGCAGGTCCGGCACGTCGTGGACCTGGCCGCCGGCCGCGTTCCCGTGATCGCCGAGCTCTCCTGCTATCACCCGGGAAGCTTTCAGGATCCGGAATCCATGCTGACCGCCGGCAGGGTCGCCGTCGACAACGGAGCTTCCGGGGTCGGCATCTACCGCAGCCATTCCGTCCGGCAACTGAACTTCTGGCCGGTGCTGGAGGCTTTGAGCAAGCTCTGA
- a CDS encoding CehA/McbA family metallohydrolase, which translates to MKKTLGIASLFLIVGLVTTSTDGHEGPPNTLVPFTAPDFIGDPAIGRELSDLAEFAIHLLQWTETDRSVARLQRTLKGKVGGFFPRWNGTSTEAPALEEILRFTNESYEALSCPQLTKIEVGSAVTLIEAPAALDLLGIEGTEIPVIIRNAGAAEVAVTIGSGSEDVEVEPRIVRLKGGETTGAWLIVSAIRKEASALVLRVEAGAVTGTVSVPARVRNMSLLRVKVVDESGLATPARVYLTGADGKRHTPKEIIPRITSADYGQPYGGEYYFYTDGGFSVSIPQGETQLEVIKGLEYAPFKTTFQMPASGRKEVVARLDRPFNMAAKGWFSGDTHIHPNLFSDTRIRPEDVLRITKAEDLNVPHLLACNDTDGYITDLIHFEGKPNRLSEKNYILYWNQEMRNLRVYGHMAFLKLKEFVHPSYTGWPRTEEVYDYPPNHHLALAAKQQGAAVVQVHPGLPQEYPVNFALGAMDTIDVMCQGNEEKNTADWYRLLNSGFRTGISAGTDCFLNVPYHLLAGAGRVYVKTGPQLTYDKWIQAYLEGRSFASNAPLVEFSVDGKGAGEEIRWSSGSRTVRVEASAVSHVPMKTMEVVVNGKPVYTVEATDDGRRAALSREIQLEESAWVAVRVRGEAHRLVPNDTELYAHTSPVYCYRDGSRIHFREAALYFVEQIDRLLERVDRNGVFKDAAQKQKVVDLFRKGQDVYRKIAREATR; encoded by the coding sequence ATGAAGAAAACGCTCGGAATAGCATCACTCTTTCTCATTGTTGGCCTCGTCACCACTTCGACGGACGGGCACGAGGGTCCGCCCAACACCCTGGTTCCGTTCACCGCCCCCGATTTTATCGGGGATCCGGCCATCGGCCGCGAGCTCTCCGATCTGGCCGAATTCGCCATTCACTTGTTGCAGTGGACCGAGACCGACCGGAGCGTGGCCCGGTTGCAGCGAACCCTCAAGGGCAAGGTCGGGGGGTTTTTCCCGCGCTGGAACGGCACCTCCACCGAAGCACCGGCATTGGAGGAGATCCTCCGGTTCACCAACGAGAGCTACGAAGCCCTCTCCTGTCCTCAGCTCACCAAGATCGAGGTCGGCTCCGCAGTGACCCTGATCGAGGCGCCCGCGGCACTGGATCTGTTGGGAATCGAAGGAACGGAAATTCCGGTGATCATCCGTAACGCCGGCGCAGCGGAGGTAGCCGTGACCATCGGTTCCGGATCCGAAGACGTGGAAGTGGAGCCCCGGATCGTCCGTCTCAAAGGAGGGGAAACGACAGGTGCATGGCTGATCGTCTCCGCCATCCGGAAGGAGGCCTCGGCGCTTGTGCTCAGGGTGGAAGCCGGTGCCGTCACGGGAACGGTCTCGGTCCCGGCGCGGGTCAGAAATATGAGTCTGCTGCGGGTGAAGGTCGTGGACGAGTCGGGTCTCGCGACGCCCGCCCGCGTCTATCTCACCGGTGCCGACGGGAAGCGCCATACGCCGAAAGAGATCATTCCCCGAATCACCAGCGCCGACTACGGTCAGCCCTACGGCGGCGAATATTATTTCTACACCGACGGTGGTTTCTCAGTGAGTATTCCCCAAGGGGAGACGCAGCTCGAGGTGATCAAGGGATTGGAGTATGCGCCCTTTAAAACCACCTTTCAGATGCCGGCGTCCGGGCGGAAGGAGGTCGTGGCCCGTCTGGACCGGCCCTTCAACATGGCGGCCAAGGGCTGGTTCTCGGGAGACACCCACATCCACCCCAACCTCTTTTCCGACACCCGGATCCGGCCTGAGGACGTGCTGCGGATCACCAAGGCTGAAGATCTGAACGTGCCCCACCTGCTCGCCTGCAACGACACCGACGGATACATCACCGACCTGATCCATTTCGAAGGGAAGCCGAACCGCCTCTCGGAGAAGAACTACATCCTCTACTGGAACCAGGAGATGAGGAACCTGCGGGTTTACGGGCACATGGCGTTTTTGAAGCTCAAGGAGTTCGTGCACCCCTCGTACACCGGATGGCCCCGGACCGAGGAGGTTTACGACTATCCGCCGAATCACCATTTGGCGCTTGCCGCCAAGCAGCAGGGAGCGGCCGTCGTCCAGGTGCATCCGGGGTTGCCTCAGGAATATCCGGTGAACTTCGCCCTGGGAGCGATGGACACCATCGACGTCATGTGCCAGGGGAACGAGGAGAAGAACACGGCGGACTGGTACCGGTTGCTCAACTCGGGTTTCCGCACCGGAATCTCGGCGGGGACCGACTGTTTCCTGAACGTCCCCTACCACTTGCTGGCGGGCGCGGGCCGGGTCTATGTGAAAACCGGGCCTCAACTGACCTATGACAAGTGGATCCAGGCCTATCTGGAGGGCAGGAGCTTCGCTTCCAACGCTCCTCTCGTCGAGTTCAGCGTCGACGGCAAGGGTGCGGGGGAGGAGATCCGCTGGAGTTCCGGTTCCAGGACGGTTCGGGTGGAGGCCAGCGCGGTTTCCCATGTCCCCATGAAGACCATGGAGGTGGTGGTCAACGGGAAACCGGTCTATACGGTGGAGGCCACCGATGACGGTAGGAGGGCGGCTCTGTCACGGGAGATCCAACTGGAAGAGAGCGCCTGGGTCGCCGTTCGGGTCCGTGGCGAAGCCCATCGCCTGGTGCCCAACGACACGGAACTTTACGCCCACACCAGCCCGGTCTATTGCTACCGGGACGGGTCCCGCATCCATTTCCGGGAGGCTGCGCTCTATTTCGTGGAGCAGATCGACCGGCTTCTGGAGCGGGTCGACCGCAACGGGGTTTTCAAGGACGCAGCCCAGAAACAGAAGGTCGTGGACCTGTTTCGAAAGGGTCAGGACGTCTACCGCAAGATCGCCCGCGAGGCGACGCGGTAG
- a CDS encoding aldolase/citrate lyase family protein, which produces MMLQNRIKKLLGEGRAAWGSALSDASELLAKATLKQGIDFLWIDTEHRPFGINEVQMVPIICRLEGRDAMLRVPNLDPGLIKKGLDMGCSSIMVPQVDNAEQARLAVEYCKFPPEGSRGVGPVWPMLLDVDINDYLESANRETCVIVQVETAEGLENLERIAEVEGVDVVFAGPADISASMGHLGNIGHPEVQKCLEDFPARAASCGKPSGITYPGFDACWKAYEQGYRFINVGNLMHFGQVGLGECLGKLRQLEDSASG; this is translated from the coding sequence ATGATGCTTCAGAATCGGATCAAGAAACTTCTGGGGGAAGGCAGGGCGGCCTGGGGATCGGCCCTTTCGGACGCCTCCGAATTGTTGGCCAAGGCCACCCTCAAGCAAGGCATCGACTTCCTCTGGATCGACACGGAACATCGGCCCTTCGGGATCAACGAAGTCCAGATGGTGCCCATCATCTGCCGCCTCGAGGGGCGGGACGCCATGCTGCGGGTTCCGAATCTGGATCCGGGCCTCATCAAGAAGGGTCTGGACATGGGCTGCAGCAGCATCATGGTGCCGCAGGTGGACAATGCGGAGCAGGCTCGCCTGGCCGTTGAGTACTGCAAGTTTCCGCCCGAGGGAAGCCGGGGTGTGGGTCCGGTCTGGCCGATGCTGCTGGATGTGGACATCAACGACTACCTGGAGTCGGCCAACCGGGAGACCTGCGTCATCGTCCAGGTGGAGACGGCGGAGGGGCTGGAAAACCTGGAACGGATCGCCGAAGTCGAGGGGGTCGACGTCGTGTTTGCCGGTCCCGCCGATATTTCGGCGTCGATGGGGCACCTGGGGAACATCGGTCATCCGGAAGTTCAGAAATGCCTGGAGGACTTTCCCGCCCGTGCCGCCTCCTGCGGCAAGCCCAGCGGCATCACTTACCCCGGGTTCGACGCCTGTTGGAAAGCCTATGAACAAGGCTACCGGTTCATAAACGTCGGCAACCTCATGCACTTCGGCCAGGTCGGCCTGGGCGAGTGCCTGGGCAAACTGCGGCAACTGGAGGACTCCGCCTCCGGCTGA
- a CDS encoding von Willebrand factor type A domain-containing protein, which yields MKSDFQDPAQDPRLMAYALGELTDPKEIRAVESLLQGSPALRQEVESLRATAELIQHELEQEPCPSLAPHQLANLGEPPRSRGLWPRVRRGNGSWWFPAGLAAAAALAVMVSAAVLFLQETEEPPLSAGLQRPEAVADEAPPDTGRSMEQAGDQISRVPDAAAPPQDVVQTAAEPPKAVSPAPPAVRDSSGSSLPVPAETPVVSENLSGSTGSGASLISKKSGGRVIEPGALPEGIFGERYARRERSQMLRGRPGMPPSVPFSPSVAVRANLDERPAMPAPTPSRSSTEAYWYQEENPFRKVVREPLSTFGIDVDTASYSNVRRFLRQGSLPPRDAVRIEEMVNYFSYAYGAPSGEDPVAVLMDLARAPWKQEHLLLRVGVQAEAIDPAERPPGNLVFLLDVSGSMRPADKLPLLKRAMRLLIKNLGEKDRVAFVTYAGESAVVLPSTPCDRKEEILQALEHIMAGGPTNGEAGIRDAYATAAAHFIPGGTNRVILATDGDFNLGLTDEGSLIRLIRNQARSGIFLTVLGLGTGNYKDAALESLANRGNGNFAYLDSLEEARKVLVRELGATLVTVAKDAKIQIEFNPARVDSYRLIGYENRALRHEEFNDDTRDGGEIGAGHQVTVLYEIVPAGTGYPAGRVDSLKYQTPPAPNRSGDADEWLTLKIRYKPPDQDESRLLELTHSGSPASFADAAPDFRFASAVAAFGMILRDSPHRGTATLEQVLGWARDAAGEDPHGYRGEFIRLARKAMVLER from the coding sequence ATGAAGTCAGATTTTCAAGACCCGGCCCAGGACCCCAGGCTGATGGCCTATGCCCTCGGCGAATTGACCGACCCGAAGGAGATCCGAGCGGTGGAAAGCCTCCTGCAAGGTTCTCCCGCACTCAGGCAGGAAGTGGAATCGCTGCGAGCCACGGCGGAACTGATCCAACACGAGTTGGAGCAGGAACCATGTCCCTCCCTCGCTCCCCACCAGCTCGCCAACCTGGGCGAACCGCCGCGCTCCCGGGGCCTGTGGCCGCGGGTCCGTCGCGGGAACGGGTCCTGGTGGTTTCCCGCCGGACTGGCGGCGGCCGCGGCGCTCGCAGTCATGGTCTCCGCCGCGGTCCTCTTCCTTCAGGAGACGGAAGAGCCGCCTCTCTCCGCCGGTCTCCAGCGGCCGGAAGCTGTCGCGGACGAGGCTCCTCCGGACACGGGAAGGTCCATGGAGCAAGCTGGTGACCAGATCAGCCGGGTTCCAGATGCCGCGGCTCCCCCGCAAGACGTGGTCCAAACTGCTGCCGAGCCACCGAAGGCAGTGTCGCCGGCGCCTCCTGCCGTCCGAGACAGTTCCGGGTCGTCGCTCCCGGTTCCTGCCGAGACGCCTGTGGTTTCGGAGAACCTGAGCGGCAGTACCGGTTCCGGTGCATCACTGATATCCAAGAAGTCGGGCGGAAGGGTCATCGAGCCCGGAGCGCTTCCCGAAGGAATCTTTGGAGAACGATACGCTCGCCGGGAACGATCGCAAATGCTTCGCGGAAGGCCAGGGATGCCGCCGTCGGTTCCCTTTTCTCCATCGGTGGCGGTGCGCGCCAACCTTGACGAGCGACCGGCCATGCCGGCGCCCACCCCCAGCCGGTCCAGCACCGAGGCCTACTGGTACCAGGAGGAGAACCCGTTCCGGAAGGTGGTCCGGGAACCTCTTTCCACCTTCGGCATCGACGTGGACACCGCGTCCTACTCCAACGTCCGCCGCTTTCTCCGCCAGGGTTCGCTGCCTCCGAGGGATGCCGTGCGCATCGAGGAGATGGTCAACTATTTCTCCTACGCCTACGGCGCGCCCAGCGGAGAGGACCCCGTCGCGGTTCTCATGGATCTGGCCCGGGCGCCCTGGAAGCAGGAGCATCTTCTGCTCCGCGTCGGGGTCCAGGCCGAGGCCATCGATCCCGCCGAGCGTCCTCCCGGAAACCTCGTGTTTCTGCTGGACGTCTCCGGATCGATGCGGCCCGCCGACAAGCTGCCGCTTCTGAAGCGGGCCATGAGGCTCCTGATCAAGAACCTGGGCGAAAAGGACCGGGTCGCCTTCGTCACTTACGCCGGAGAGTCCGCAGTGGTCCTTCCCTCGACACCGTGTGACCGGAAAGAGGAGATATTGCAGGCGCTGGAGCACATCATGGCCGGCGGTCCCACCAACGGAGAGGCCGGCATCCGCGACGCTTACGCCACCGCCGCGGCCCATTTCATCCCCGGCGGAACCAACCGGGTGATTCTGGCGACGGACGGGGACTTCAACCTGGGGCTGACGGACGAGGGAAGCCTGATCCGGTTGATCCGGAATCAGGCTCGAAGCGGTATCTTCCTGACCGTTCTCGGTCTCGGAACAGGCAACTACAAGGACGCCGCCCTGGAGTCCCTGGCCAACCGGGGAAACGGGAACTTCGCCTATCTCGACAGCTTGGAGGAGGCGCGAAAAGTCCTGGTCCGGGAACTGGGCGCCACTCTGGTCACCGTGGCCAAGGACGCCAAGATCCAGATCGAGTTCAATCCGGCCCGGGTCGATTCCTACCGTCTCATCGGATACGAGAACCGGGCCCTGCGGCACGAGGAGTTCAACGACGACACGCGGGACGGCGGAGAGATCGGAGCCGGCCACCAGGTGACCGTCCTCTACGAGATCGTTCCCGCCGGAACCGGGTATCCCGCCGGCCGCGTCGATTCCCTCAAGTATCAGACTCCCCCTGCGCCGAATCGCTCCGGCGATGCCGATGAGTGGCTCACGCTGAAGATCCGGTACAAGCCGCCCGATCAGGACGAGAGCCGGTTGCTGGAGCTCACCCACAGCGGGTCCCCGGCCAGCTTCGCGGATGCCGCGCCCGATTTCCGGTTCGCCTCCGCCGTGGCCGCCTTCGGCATGATTCTTCGCGATTCGCCTCACCGGGGAACCGCCACTTTGGAACAGGTCCTGGGCTGGGCTCGGGACGCCGCAGGAGAAGATCCTCACGGCTATCGGGGCGAGTTCATACGACTGGCCCGGAAGGCCATGGTCCTGGAGCGCTAG
- a CDS encoding SLC13 family permease — MTPEIGFLFVLLAVMAYLFLTEKLPVDLTAFLGLVVLTLAGYVTPAEAFTGFSSPAVITMMSVFIVSAALLHTGVADRAGGIVYSLVGSREIPLIVILMAIAGVLSAFMNNIAATAVLMPAVGSIAYQSGIPPSRLFMPLAFGSILGGTTTLVGTPPNILAGTIMRERGLEPFGLFDFTPVGLALLAAGILFMVTLGRKLLPRREVGPVTDESSHLSQVYQLHERLFSIRIPLQSRLAGVSLEESRLGTALGIQVVAILRGGTKRVELGPGTLLKGGDVLLVEGNRSDLQDLMKVRELKIQQTTAGELPRPVKGVTGIRLRLPDDSDLLGKSLPEVRFRERFDAVVVAIHRSGKYLKDDLARRTLRKNDELLVLGARAKLERLRSQSDFRVREVGLSVLRNIWDQLFVIRVPKGSALVGTTVGNSRIGELAGVTVGAVIRGGMTHLGVFADTEIREGDGLLVSGSPDKIVRRLGTDDVELDPGVGGIPLETDDVGLAEAAFAPRSSLVGRTLKEVKFRDRFGLQILAVWREGRPIHSDLANLSFRFGDALLLQGPWDRIRNLGLDPDLVLFSRVERRPRRTHKAPLALGGLLVMIAMVVTGFQPIHVAAFTAASLVLLFRTLTMEEAYRAIEWRAIFLVAAVLTFGSAMERTGAALLLADTVTGVAGPWGEYGILAALVLLTSLMSQCLDGAPAVVLLAPVALNAGTQLGLDPHTVMMCVSLAASAAFMTPFSHKANLLVMGAGGYRSMDYIRVGTPLTVVILILLVFLVPLFSPAG, encoded by the coding sequence ATGACCCCGGAAATCGGTTTCCTTTTTGTTCTCCTTGCGGTCATGGCCTACCTGTTCCTGACCGAAAAGCTTCCGGTCGATCTGACGGCGTTCCTCGGCCTGGTGGTCCTGACCCTGGCGGGATACGTCACGCCCGCAGAAGCGTTCACCGGCTTCTCTTCACCGGCGGTCATCACCATGATGTCCGTTTTCATCGTCAGTGCCGCGCTTCTGCACACGGGCGTGGCCGACCGTGCCGGAGGGATCGTTTATTCGCTCGTTGGAAGCCGGGAAATCCCTCTCATCGTGATCCTGATGGCAATCGCGGGAGTGCTTTCCGCCTTCATGAACAACATAGCGGCGACGGCCGTTCTCATGCCGGCCGTGGGAAGCATCGCCTACCAGAGCGGGATTCCTCCGTCCAGACTCTTCATGCCCCTTGCCTTCGGATCCATATTGGGTGGGACCACGACCCTCGTCGGAACCCCTCCCAATATCCTGGCGGGGACCATAATGAGGGAGCGGGGACTGGAGCCTTTCGGTCTCTTCGATTTTACTCCGGTCGGCTTGGCCCTCCTGGCCGCCGGGATCCTCTTCATGGTGACGCTGGGCCGAAAGTTGCTTCCGCGGCGGGAGGTGGGACCCGTCACCGACGAGTCGTCCCATTTGTCCCAGGTCTATCAGTTGCACGAACGGCTGTTCTCGATCCGGATTCCTCTCCAATCCCGGCTGGCTGGAGTCTCGCTGGAGGAGTCGCGGCTCGGCACCGCCCTGGGGATTCAGGTCGTCGCGATCTTGCGGGGCGGGACGAAACGGGTCGAACTGGGACCCGGCACGCTTCTCAAGGGCGGGGACGTGCTGCTGGTGGAGGGAAACCGGTCGGATCTTCAAGATCTGATGAAAGTTCGGGAGTTGAAGATTCAGCAGACCACGGCCGGTGAACTGCCGCGGCCGGTGAAGGGGGTGACCGGGATTCGGCTCCGCCTGCCGGACGATTCCGACCTGCTGGGAAAGAGCCTTCCGGAAGTTCGTTTCCGCGAACGCTTCGATGCCGTCGTGGTGGCGATCCATCGGAGTGGAAAGTATCTGAAGGACGACCTGGCCAGGCGCACATTGCGGAAAAACGACGAGTTACTGGTACTGGGGGCCCGGGCCAAATTGGAGAGACTGCGTTCCCAAAGCGACTTTCGGGTCAGGGAAGTGGGATTGTCCGTGCTGAGAAACATATGGGATCAACTTTTTGTGATCCGGGTTCCCAAGGGTTCCGCGCTGGTCGGCACCACGGTCGGCAACAGCCGGATCGGTGAGTTGGCGGGGGTCACCGTGGGCGCCGTCATCCGCGGAGGCATGACCCATTTGGGGGTGTTCGCGGATACCGAGATCCGGGAAGGCGACGGTTTGTTGGTTTCGGGGAGCCCGGACAAGATCGTGCGGCGGCTCGGGACGGATGACGTGGAGCTCGATCCCGGTGTCGGAGGAATCCCCCTGGAAACGGACGACGTGGGTCTTGCCGAAGCGGCGTTTGCGCCGCGCTCGTCCCTGGTGGGCCGCACCCTCAAGGAAGTGAAGTTCCGGGATCGATTCGGCCTCCAGATCCTTGCCGTCTGGCGGGAAGGACGGCCCATCCACTCGGATCTGGCGAATCTTTCCTTCCGTTTCGGTGATGCCCTGCTGCTGCAAGGACCCTGGGACCGGATTCGGAATCTGGGGCTCGACCCCGACCTGGTCCTGTTTTCCCGGGTAGAACGCCGGCCGCGCCGCACCCACAAGGCACCGCTCGCCCTGGGCGGATTGCTGGTGATGATTGCCATGGTCGTCACCGGATTCCAACCCATCCACGTTGCGGCCTTTACGGCGGCCAGCCTCGTTCTTCTGTTTAGAACTCTGACCATGGAGGAGGCCTACCGCGCCATCGAGTGGAGGGCCATATTCCTGGTGGCGGCCGTGTTGACGTTCGGCTCGGCGATGGAGCGCACGGGAGCGGCATTGTTACTGGCCGATACCGTCACCGGGGTCGCGGGCCCTTGGGGTGAGTATGGAATCCTGGCCGCGTTGGTGCTGCTGACGAGCCTGATGAGCCAGTGCCTCGACGGCGCTCCCGCGGTGGTGCTTCTGGCCCCGGTGGCGCTGAACGCCGGAACCCAGTTGGGACTTGACCCGCATACGGTCATGATGTGCGTCAGTCTGGCCGCATCGGCCGCTTTCATGACGCCGTTCAGCCACAAGGCCAACCTCCTGGTGATGGGGGCAGGCGGGTATCGAAGCATGGACTACATCCGGGTCGGGACGCCACTGACGGTGGTGATTCTGATTCTGCTGGTCTTTCTGGTCCCGCTCTTTTCTCCTGCGGGGTAA
- a CDS encoding DoxX family protein: MQGILSKYSNETYALVRIVSGFLFAFHGAQKVLGLFGGAGGDSGAAVPLVSLMGLAGIIELVGGLLIAVGFLTSWAAFISSGQMAVAYFMAHQPHGLWPIENKGELAAIYAFVFLFIAAKGAGIWSLDKKG, from the coding sequence ATGCAAGGTATTCTCTCAAAGTACTCGAATGAGACTTACGCTCTGGTCCGGATCGTCTCAGGGTTTCTGTTCGCGTTTCATGGAGCCCAGAAGGTGCTGGGCCTCTTCGGCGGCGCCGGCGGAGATTCGGGTGCGGCGGTGCCCCTGGTCAGCCTCATGGGCCTGGCCGGAATCATCGAGCTGGTGGGAGGCCTGCTGATCGCCGTGGGGTTCCTGACCAGTTGGGCCGCCTTCATCTCCAGCGGCCAGATGGCCGTGGCCTACTTCATGGCCCATCAGCCTCACGGATTGTGGCCCATCGAAAACAAGGGCGAGCTGGCGGCCATCTACGCCTTTGTCTTTCTGTTCATCGCGGCCAAGGGCGCGGGAATCTGGAGCCTCGACAAGAAGGGTTGA
- a CDS encoding sodium/proline symporter, whose amino-acid sequence MDLSRSSVILLFVGLYMVMCIAVGLWALSRTRSTRDFFMAGRDLGVWVTGLAVFSSTMSGFGFVGGPGLVYRMGMTSVWMVMSIPLGYVLCFALLAKRIRLLAELREPVSLPDAVAARYGSEGCRFLAALAILLGVMGYLATQILAMATVLRDLVAGAGLGVFSMEACVAFSCAVLVFYCVTGGIIASVYTDLVQGLVMVAAAVLVFLATANVAPGGWNGIVSTISADDAGSMSPWGTLGAFQGLSWYLLFILGVAGQPHVVTKMMMNRRIRDAKYILPVAALGYAVSALLWVSIGLAMRALVIRGMHPELEGADSAAPQFLAHYVPPVLAGLVFAALFAAIMSTADGFLNIGAAAVVHDIPRALRGRSLGNELFWARTATVIIASVASVFALYSGDLVAILGAFGWGTFAAALVPVVALGLNWKRATALAAKTAILVSLSINFAFRLLDAQVPWGIDPGAISLLVSLTLFVGISLASPRPVLDPDIDRLLDT is encoded by the coding sequence ATGGATCTCTCCCGAAGCTCGGTGATCCTGCTCTTCGTGGGCTTGTACATGGTGATGTGCATCGCCGTCGGCCTTTGGGCCCTGAGCCGGACACGCTCCACCCGGGATTTCTTCATGGCGGGGCGGGATCTGGGCGTCTGGGTCACCGGCCTGGCCGTCTTCTCCAGCACCATGAGCGGGTTCGGATTCGTGGGCGGCCCCGGGCTCGTCTACCGGATGGGAATGACCTCCGTCTGGATGGTGATGTCCATTCCCCTGGGCTACGTCCTCTGTTTCGCGTTGCTGGCCAAGCGGATCCGGCTTCTGGCCGAGCTCAGGGAGCCGGTCTCGCTGCCCGATGCGGTGGCGGCGCGATACGGCAGCGAGGGATGCCGTTTCCTGGCCGCTCTCGCCATTCTCCTGGGGGTCATGGGATACCTGGCGACCCAGATCCTGGCCATGGCCACGGTGCTCCGGGACCTGGTCGCAGGCGCCGGCCTCGGCGTTTTCAGCATGGAGGCCTGCGTGGCCTTCTCCTGCGCGGTGCTGGTCTTCTATTGCGTGACGGGGGGCATCATCGCCTCGGTCTATACGGACCTGGTCCAGGGACTGGTGATGGTGGCCGCCGCCGTGCTGGTTTTCCTGGCGACGGCCAACGTGGCCCCCGGGGGTTGGAACGGGATCGTCTCGACCATCTCGGCCGACGACGCCGGTTCCATGAGCCCCTGGGGAACACTGGGAGCGTTCCAGGGGCTCTCCTGGTACCTGCTCTTCATCCTGGGAGTCGCCGGCCAACCCCACGTCGTCACCAAGATGATGATGAACCGGCGGATCCGGGACGCCAAGTACATCCTGCCTGTGGCCGCCCTCGGATACGCCGTGTCGGCGCTGCTCTGGGTCAGCATCGGCCTGGCCATGCGGGCCCTGGTGATCCGGGGGATGCATCCGGAACTGGAGGGGGCCGATTCGGCTGCTCCGCAGTTTCTCGCGCACTACGTGCCCCCGGTCCTGGCCGGGCTGGTCTTCGCGGCCCTTTTCGCGGCCATCATGTCGACGGCCGACGGCTTTCTGAACATCGGCGCGGCCGCCGTGGTCCACGACATTCCCCGGGCGCTCCGGGGACGGTCGCTGGGAAACGAGTTGTTCTGGGCCCGGACGGCCACGGTGATCATCGCCTCCGTGGCTTCGGTTTTCGCCCTCTACAGCGGTGACCTGGTGGCCATTCTGGGCGCCTTCGGCTGGGGCACCTTTGCCGCGGCCCTGGTCCCGGTCGTGGCCCTGGGATTGAACTGGAAGCGGGCCACGGCGCTGGCGGCCAAGACCGCCATTCTGGTCAGCCTGTCCATCAATTTCGCGTTTCGCCTGCTCGACGCCCAAGTTCCCTGGGGCATCGACCCGGGCGCAATTTCGCTGCTGGTATCCCTGACCCTGTTCGTCGGGATCTCTCTGGCATCGCCCCGGCCTGTGCTCGACCCGGACATCGACCGGCTGCTGGACACGTAG